A stretch of DNA from Desulfuromonas thiophila:
CGCTGACTGGCCGGACTCATCAGATCCGGGTACATTTTGCCGAGGCGGGTTATCCGTTAGCTGGTGATGCCCTCTATGGTGGCACAGCGGCTCCCTGTGCCAGAACCATGCTGCATGCCTGGCGACTGTCATTACAGCACCCGGTCACGGCGGCGCCCCTGCAGCTTCAGGCACCCTTGCCACAGGATTTTTACGATCTGTTTGCCCAATTGGAGTGGTCGCATGTGGAGCTTCCCAGAGATTGACCCGGTCGCGCTGCAGCTTGGTCCCTTGGCCATACGCTGGTATGGCCTGATGTATCTGGCGGGCTTTGTCTGCGCCTATTTTTTCATTCGCTACCGCGTGCGGCAAACCGGCTTGCCCCTGTCTTCTGAGGCGGTGGCTGATCTGTTGTTTTATGCCGTGGTCGGTGTTGTTGCCGGCGGCCGGCTGGGTTATGTGCTGTTTTATCAGCCTGGCCACTATTTGCGTCATCCGGTCGAGATTGTCCAGCTGTGGCAAGGTGGCATGAGTTTTCATGGCGGTCTGCTTGGTGTGGTGCTGGCTGTGCTGCTGTTTTGTCGTTGCCGGCGTTTGGTGGTCGGACCGCTGGCCGATATCCTGGTGATGGCCGCCTGTTTCGGTCTGTGCTTTGGTCGGCTGGGTAATTTTATCAATGCC
This window harbors:
- the lgt gene encoding prolipoprotein diacylglyceryl transferase is translated as MWSFPEIDPVALQLGPLAIRWYGLMYLAGFVCAYFFIRYRVRQTGLPLSSEAVADLLFYAVVGVVAGGRLGYVLFYQPGHYLRHPVEIVQLWQGGMSFHGGLLGVVLAVLLFCRCRRLVVGPLADILVMAACFGLCFGRLGNFINAELWGRVTDVPWGIVFPQAGPLPRHPSQLYQAILEGPVLFSLLALIARWRRPAWTVFFSFVAFYALFRFLVEFFRQPDAHLGLLGGGLSLGQWLSLPMLLLGLAGVVWSLRRGQVS